A region of the Nitrospirota bacterium genome:
CAGATATCTTCCTGAGCGCCTTTGTTTTGAGTCCAAAAGTTTTCATCAGGACCTCAAATGTACACATATCCCCGATATGGGTGAAATCTCCTCCCCTAATATCAAAGGCGACCATGCCTTTGCCCAAATTCTCCATATCCCGTTCGTCGATAAATTTAAAGACAGCGTTGTTATC
Encoded here:
- a CDS encoding chromate resistance protein, with product DNNAVFKFIDERDMENLGKGMVAFDIRGGDFTHIGDMCTFEVLMKTFGLKTKALRKISEIVHELDIKDDKYSSQEANGIEHILMGIRKIAKNDIESLERGMAVFEMLYASKT